The Neorhodopirellula lusitana genome contains a region encoding:
- a CDS encoding DNA adenine methylase has protein sequence MGGKSLLANWILDYFPDHRTYVEPYGGMANVLLKKQPCEIEVYNDLDFRLVNLFRVIRNPAELQVLQQMCELTPYSRKEFESLVQQEEPSDPVQRAYWFFVRCRQARGGLGSQALTPSAWATSKRARRQMPEPVSKYLSAVDGLPEVADRFRTVVVESLPALEIFKKYDADDSLFYCDPPYPHSTLANQKQPLYGCTMSDADHLEFLITIKALKAKVIVSGYSTPAYDRELSSWRKRERSTHVQFSNSGGSRSEALWMNF, from the coding sequence ATGGGGGGGAAGAGCCTGCTTGCGAATTGGATCTTAGATTACTTTCCAGATCACAGAACCTATGTCGAGCCATACGGTGGGATGGCAAACGTTTTGCTGAAGAAGCAACCCTGTGAGATCGAGGTCTACAATGACCTCGACTTCCGACTGGTAAACCTGTTTCGAGTGATTCGTAATCCCGCGGAACTTCAGGTGCTTCAACAAATGTGCGAGCTTACCCCGTACAGCCGAAAGGAGTTCGAATCTCTTGTTCAACAAGAGGAGCCAAGCGATCCCGTTCAGCGAGCTTACTGGTTTTTTGTCCGATGCAGGCAAGCCCGAGGCGGCTTGGGGAGTCAAGCACTCACTCCAAGTGCCTGGGCTACGAGCAAGCGTGCAAGACGTCAAATGCCTGAGCCAGTATCAAAATATCTTTCCGCAGTCGACGGCCTTCCAGAGGTTGCAGATCGCTTTCGAACCGTCGTCGTTGAGTCGCTTCCAGCTCTCGAGATTTTTAAGAAGTACGATGCTGATGACTCCCTGTTTTACTGCGATCCGCCATATCCACATAGCACCTTGGCAAATCAAAAGCAGCCACTTTACGGGTGCACAATGAGTGACGCTGACCATTTGGAGTTTTTGATCACGATCAAGGCACTCAAAGCGAAGGTGATCGTCAGTGGCTATTCAACTCCTGCTTATGACCGGGAGCTTTCCAGCTGGAGGAAAAGAGAGAGATCGACACACGTGCAATTCTCCAACTCTGGAGGAAGTCGAAGCGAGGCACTTTGGATGAACTTCTAA
- a CDS encoding XRE family transcriptional regulator, whose protein sequence is MHFGDYPSEKFIHKPAEALNADEDELLLADKVSAGIREKIRQRPELFRKLAEMDKKTLDSVESAINAAS, encoded by the coding sequence TTGCATTTCGGCGATTACCCGTCCGAGAAGTTCATCCACAAACCGGCCGAAGCTCTGAATGCCGACGAAGATGAGTTGCTGCTGGCAGACAAGGTCTCTGCCGGCATTCGGGAAAAAATCCGTCAGCGGCCGGAGTTATTCAGGAAGCTGGCTGAGATGGATAAGAAGACTCTTGACTCTGTCGAGTCAGCAATCAACGCAGCGAGCTAG
- the hsdR gene encoding EcoAI/FtnUII family type I restriction enzme subunit R: MASRRNIEDYSERDVCTKLITPAILAAGWDQDQFREEVKLTAGRVVVRGNKATRLTGRDEEGGPKFADYVLYANLQTPLGIIEAKKNKYPVGHGMQQGLGYAERLDVPFAFSSNGDGFLMHDRTGLGNVTEKYLSMAEFPTYEDLWKRYRQWKGWDTDESLSLIQQPNHDDGSGREPRYYQQVAINRAIEAVAKGSDRMMLVMATGTGKTYTAFQIIWRLWKAKAKKRILFLADRNILVDQTMLQDFAPFGDVMHKIQNREAKKNYEIYLSLYQAVTGNDEAKQIFRQFPPDFFDLIIVDECHRGSANEDSAWRTILEYFESATQIGLTATPKEKAAKEDSEGRRQIHDPEFNYKYFGEPIYTYSLKQGIEDGYLAPYKVIRIVSDVDAVGFRPTPGQTDRAGQVIEDREYFSGDFDRQMILTRRTEFVASKVWRYLQATDPMSKTIVFCDDQPHAERMRQALVNLIPEAASNRRYVVRITGDDREGKGQLGYFIDPDEPYPVIATTSKLLTTGVDAKTCKLIVLDQTINSMTEFKQIIGRGTRINEDHDKLFFTIMDFKGATRLFADPEFDGEPDSIYTPGPDDDVVPQDEDDIGDNADTGDDDSETDGPDDSGDGDDTGDDPPLPGRQRYIVDDQDVGDGITQTRYLDASGQLRTTEYRVHLRDEIKRCLLHEYATLEAFISRWTGSERKRVVLSELSNVGIQMDSLYEAVPGSAEMDVLDLLLHIVWDQKPLTRRERADRVRKRNYFGKYGDDARAVLEALLDKYAENGIVDIEDAKILELPPFTGFGTKTEIRRQIFGGNEEYSAALTDLEKALYERDDSTAA; the protein is encoded by the coding sequence GTGGCTTCTCGGAGAAATATCGAAGATTATAGCGAACGCGATGTTTGCACCAAGTTAATCACACCAGCGATCCTTGCGGCCGGCTGGGATCAAGATCAATTTCGCGAAGAAGTCAAACTGACCGCTGGGCGAGTGGTCGTCCGCGGGAATAAAGCGACTCGCTTAACCGGGCGCGACGAAGAAGGCGGTCCCAAGTTCGCCGATTACGTGTTGTACGCCAACCTGCAAACTCCCCTTGGCATCATCGAAGCCAAGAAGAACAAGTACCCGGTCGGGCATGGGATGCAGCAAGGCTTGGGATACGCCGAACGGCTTGACGTGCCATTCGCGTTCAGCAGCAATGGCGATGGCTTTCTGATGCACGATCGAACCGGCCTGGGTAATGTGACCGAGAAATATCTCTCGATGGCGGAGTTCCCCACCTACGAAGATCTATGGAAACGCTATCGCCAGTGGAAAGGTTGGGACACCGACGAATCGCTATCACTGATCCAGCAACCCAATCACGACGACGGCAGCGGACGCGAGCCTCGTTACTACCAGCAGGTCGCCATCAACCGAGCCATCGAAGCCGTCGCGAAAGGTAGCGACCGAATGATGTTGGTCATGGCCACCGGCACCGGCAAGACCTACACCGCGTTCCAAATCATTTGGCGTTTGTGGAAAGCCAAAGCGAAGAAGCGAATCCTATTCCTCGCTGATCGCAACATCCTGGTCGATCAAACCATGCTGCAAGACTTCGCCCCGTTCGGCGACGTCATGCACAAGATCCAAAACCGCGAGGCCAAGAAGAACTACGAAATCTATCTCTCGCTGTATCAGGCAGTCACAGGCAACGATGAAGCCAAACAGATCTTCCGCCAGTTTCCGCCAGACTTCTTCGACCTGATCATCGTCGACGAATGTCACCGTGGCAGTGCCAACGAAGACTCCGCTTGGCGAACGATTCTTGAATACTTCGAATCGGCAACCCAGATCGGATTGACCGCGACACCGAAGGAGAAAGCCGCCAAGGAAGACAGTGAAGGAAGGCGGCAGATCCACGACCCCGAGTTTAACTACAAATACTTCGGGGAGCCGATCTACACGTACTCGCTCAAACAGGGCATCGAAGATGGATATCTGGCACCCTACAAAGTCATCCGCATCGTCAGCGATGTTGATGCAGTGGGTTTTCGTCCGACGCCGGGCCAAACTGATCGCGCCGGTCAAGTCATCGAGGATCGCGAGTATTTCTCGGGCGACTTTGACCGGCAAATGATTTTGACCAGGCGAACGGAGTTCGTGGCGTCAAAGGTCTGGCGTTATTTGCAGGCCACCGACCCGATGTCCAAGACGATTGTCTTCTGTGACGACCAGCCACACGCCGAACGGATGCGACAAGCTCTGGTCAACTTGATCCCCGAAGCCGCGTCGAACCGTCGCTACGTCGTTCGCATCACCGGCGACGATCGCGAAGGCAAAGGTCAACTCGGTTACTTCATCGACCCCGACGAACCGTATCCCGTCATCGCGACAACCAGCAAATTGTTGACCACCGGTGTCGATGCGAAGACCTGCAAACTGATCGTCCTGGACCAAACCATCAACTCGATGACCGAGTTCAAGCAGATCATCGGCAGAGGAACTCGCATCAACGAGGACCACGACAAGCTGTTCTTCACGATCATGGACTTCAAAGGGGCGACACGCCTATTCGCTGATCCAGAATTCGATGGCGAACCCGACTCCATCTACACTCCCGGTCCCGATGACGACGTGGTTCCGCAAGACGAAGACGACATCGGCGATAATGCCGACACGGGCGACGACGATAGCGAAACCGACGGCCCCGATGATTCTGGCGATGGCGACGACACCGGCGACGACCCTCCGCTACCGGGCCGACAGCGTTACATCGTCGACGATCAAGACGTCGGCGACGGCATTACGCAAACTCGCTACCTCGACGCCAGCGGCCAGCTCCGCACCACCGAATACCGCGTCCATCTGCGAGACGAGATTAAGCGTTGCCTGTTGCACGAATACGCTACGCTGGAAGCCTTCATTTCGCGGTGGACTGGATCCGAACGCAAGCGAGTGGTCTTGTCCGAACTGTCCAACGTCGGCATCCAAATGGACTCGTTGTACGAAGCAGTGCCGGGATCGGCGGAGATGGACGTTCTCGACTTGTTGCTGCACATTGTTTGGGACCAGAAGCCATTGACCCGCCGCGAACGAGCCGATCGTGTTCGCAAACGCAACTACTTCGGCAAATACGGTGACGATGCCCGAGCGGTACTGGAAGCGTTACTTGATAAGTATGCCGAGAACGGTATCGTCGACATCGAGGACGCCAAAATCCTCGAACTGCCACCCTTTACTGGGTTTGGCACCAAGACAGAAATTCGCCGCCAGATCTTTGGAGGCAACGAAGAATATTCGGCCGCTCTCACGGATCTCGAAAAGGCTCTTTACGAAAGAGATGATTCGACAGCGGCGTAA
- a CDS encoding type I restriction-modification system subunit M: MSLSSTIKSIQDIMRKDDGVDGDAQRIGQLTWMLFLKIYDQREEEWEDDAADAGKKFKSVIPEECRWRNWAKEKDGAPVIPPSDLIEHVNAVVFPKLKDLPIPRGDDARAAKAKVVREVFADANNYMKSGTLMLDVILKLDQAINFHNQGNRDELGQLYEQVLSDLRAAGNAGEFYTPRAVTEFMVRIVNPSLKQREVVLDPACGTGGFLTATIENFRRQLTKRSSAKDRTAIEQCIRGIEKKQLPHLLCVTNLLLHGIDVPSQVEHTNTLARGYNDWNKSERVDCVITNPPFGGMEEDGIADSFPADIQTRETADMFLSLIVKKLLKPGGRAAIVLPDGTLFGDGVKAVIKRKLLEDCNLHTIVRLPNGVFNPYTGIKTNLLFFTQGTPTETIWFYEHRYPEGQKSYSKTKPMRLEELDPIAEWWGDEKDGFASRVETEQAWKVDFAALRADAEARAQPHWDKAESLKNEASAIYENLKALKASARSESDKKKKKQIEKEAAEVEQQHETLTNQSKNEQSAGDQIYWPIYNLDIKNPNTVEDGPGDPDKLLKQLKVIRAKTDETIDELKQELEAALAGVAE, from the coding sequence ATGAGTCTCTCGTCAACGATCAAATCCATCCAAGACATCATGCGGAAAGATGATGGTGTGGACGGAGACGCCCAGCGGATCGGGCAACTCACGTGGATGTTGTTCCTGAAGATCTACGATCAACGGGAAGAAGAATGGGAAGACGACGCGGCCGACGCCGGCAAGAAATTCAAGAGCGTCATCCCCGAAGAATGTCGTTGGCGGAATTGGGCTAAAGAGAAAGACGGCGCGCCGGTGATCCCACCCAGCGACCTGATCGAACACGTCAATGCAGTCGTCTTTCCCAAACTGAAAGACCTTCCGATTCCACGGGGCGACGATGCCCGAGCCGCCAAGGCCAAAGTCGTCCGCGAAGTCTTCGCCGACGCCAATAACTACATGAAGTCCGGCACGTTGATGCTGGACGTCATCTTGAAACTCGATCAAGCAATCAATTTTCATAACCAAGGTAACCGCGACGAGCTGGGGCAGCTCTACGAACAAGTCCTCAGCGACTTGCGAGCGGCGGGCAACGCGGGCGAGTTCTACACGCCCCGAGCGGTCACCGAGTTCATGGTGCGGATTGTCAATCCGAGCCTGAAACAACGTGAAGTCGTCCTCGATCCCGCCTGCGGCACCGGCGGTTTCTTGACCGCGACGATCGAGAACTTTCGTCGGCAACTGACCAAACGATCCAGTGCCAAGGATCGCACCGCGATCGAGCAGTGCATTCGCGGCATCGAAAAGAAACAACTGCCGCACCTGCTGTGCGTCACCAACTTGTTGCTACACGGCATCGACGTCCCCAGTCAAGTCGAGCACACCAACACGCTGGCCCGAGGCTACAACGATTGGAACAAATCGGAACGCGTCGACTGCGTCATCACCAATCCACCCTTCGGCGGCATGGAAGAAGACGGCATCGCGGATAGCTTTCCGGCAGACATTCAAACCCGCGAAACCGCCGACATGTTCCTGTCGCTAATCGTCAAAAAACTGCTCAAACCCGGCGGCCGTGCTGCGATCGTTTTGCCCGATGGCACGCTGTTTGGCGACGGCGTCAAAGCGGTCATCAAACGCAAGCTTCTCGAAGACTGTAACCTGCACACGATTGTCCGGCTGCCCAACGGCGTGTTCAATCCCTACACCGGCATCAAAACCAACCTGCTGTTCTTCACCCAAGGCACACCGACCGAAACGATCTGGTTCTACGAGCACCGCTATCCCGAGGGCCAGAAAAGTTACTCCAAAACCAAGCCAATGCGATTGGAAGAACTCGACCCGATCGCCGAGTGGTGGGGCGACGAAAAAGACGGCTTCGCATCTCGCGTCGAAACCGAACAAGCCTGGAAAGTCGACTTCGCTGCATTGCGTGCTGACGCGGAAGCCAGAGCCCAACCGCACTGGGACAAAGCCGAGTCCCTTAAAAACGAAGCGTCGGCGATCTACGAAAACTTGAAAGCGTTAAAAGCGTCCGCCCGCAGCGAATCGGACAAGAAGAAAAAGAAGCAGATTGAAAAGGAAGCCGCCGAGGTCGAACAGCAACACGAGACGCTCACAAACCAGAGCAAGAACGAGCAATCCGCCGGCGACCAGATTTACTGGCCCATCTACAACTTGGATATCAAGAACCCGAATACGGTCGAAGACGGTCCCGGCGATCCTGACAAATTACTGAAGCAGCTCAAAGTGATCCGAGCCAAGACGGATGAAACGATTGATGAGTTAAAGCAGGAACTTGAAGCGGCGTTGGCTGGAGTAGCCGAATGA
- a CDS encoding restriction endonuclease subunit S — protein MILAVAVQGRLERQSEKDESAALLLNRIRDVRKKKPAKVAGTVRKLRPLPESWEWAAFSDVAQIASNLVDPKQHMTAFHVAPNHIEKGSGRLLDCRTVAEDKVKSSKHQFFAGQILYSKIRPNLSKAVIVDFDGLCSADMYPINPYIDARYLLTFILSPIFLRFAIKTDTRVAMPKINQTALNQIPVAVPPLAEQKRIVSKVDRLMGICDRLESERRETLSLTDRSRRSVLASLTSSRDASELASSWRRLSDHFEILHNRPETLADLRQTTLALAVQGKLVKQDPNDEPAFEAKLEDLLREKSLNGYSKKPGEDENGVPILRISAGTARNDFYVEESDHKWIELTDVEIDKFRLERDDLLACRFNGNLHFVGRFSLYRSCSDTTQVFPDKLIRFRVDLSRLNPRFAVFALNSASSRKKIESFCATTAGNIGISATNLKTIVLRVPPLKEQEKIATKVDRLLAQCDRVAEQLRDRQATTEQLLTATIHQILKTSEDRSQ, from the coding sequence ATGATTCTCGCTGTAGCAGTGCAAGGAAGATTGGAAAGGCAATCCGAAAAAGACGAATCTGCCGCTTTGCTTCTCAATCGAATAAGAGATGTACGTAAGAAGAAGCCGGCAAAAGTTGCAGGCACTGTACGCAAGCTGCGCCCTCTTCCCGAATCATGGGAATGGGCCGCGTTCTCCGACGTCGCGCAAATCGCATCAAATTTGGTTGACCCAAAGCAACACATGACCGCGTTTCATGTAGCTCCAAATCATATTGAGAAGGGATCTGGCCGTTTGCTGGATTGCCGGACAGTTGCGGAGGACAAAGTTAAGAGCAGCAAGCATCAATTCTTTGCTGGACAAATCCTGTATTCAAAGATCCGTCCAAACCTATCCAAAGCTGTCATCGTCGACTTTGATGGACTTTGCAGTGCCGATATGTATCCGATTAATCCGTACATTGACGCTCGTTACCTGCTCACGTTCATCTTATCGCCAATTTTTCTTCGGTTCGCGATCAAAACAGATACGCGGGTAGCGATGCCCAAAATCAACCAGACCGCATTGAACCAAATCCCTGTTGCGGTTCCCCCACTTGCCGAGCAGAAGCGGATTGTGTCGAAGGTGGATCGTTTAATGGGGATTTGTGATCGGCTGGAGTCGGAGCGTCGGGAGACGTTGTCGCTGACCGACCGGAGCCGCCGCAGCGTGCTTGCGAGTCTTACTAGCAGCCGCGATGCCAGCGAACTGGCATCGAGTTGGCGTCGCCTCTCGGACCACTTCGAGATCCTCCACAACCGCCCCGAAACCCTCGCCGACCTCCGCCAAACCACCCTCGCCCTCGCCGTCCAAGGCAAACTCGTCAAACAAGATCCCAATGATGAGCCGGCTTTTGAAGCGAAATTGGAAGACTTGCTGCGGGAAAAGTCACTCAACGGGTACTCAAAAAAGCCGGGTGAAGATGAAAATGGTGTGCCGATCCTTAGGATCAGCGCTGGAACCGCTCGTAATGATTTCTACGTGGAGGAGTCCGATCACAAATGGATCGAGCTCACCGATGTCGAGATTGATAAGTTTCGGCTAGAGCGAGACGATCTGCTAGCGTGCCGATTCAATGGAAATCTTCATTTTGTTGGACGTTTTTCGCTGTACCGGTCGTGCAGCGACACTACGCAGGTCTTTCCGGACAAGCTCATTCGCTTCCGTGTAGACCTGAGTCGCTTAAATCCACGTTTTGCAGTTTTCGCTTTGAACTCTGCAAGCTCTCGCAAAAAGATTGAATCATTTTGCGCGACTACCGCAGGAAACATCGGCATCAGTGCAACGAATCTAAAGACGATCGTGCTCCGAGTTCCTCCGCTCAAGGAGCAGGAAAAGATCGCCACTAAGGTGGACCGCCTATTGGCCCAATGCGACCGCGTCGCCGAACAGCTTCGTGATCGCCAAGCGACCACCGAACAACTTCTCACCGCGACGATTCATCAGATATTGAAGACGAGCGAGGATAGATCACAGTGA
- a CDS encoding TIR domain-containing protein has protein sequence MIEERSEYPEKIRIFLSASAQDKRAQQLYEELGQNGYSVWMPSRDLLAGDEWHRSSIMAMRDAAFILFCISDSSNSSRWQAEEILRGFELAGNRSNSIPMIPVLLDPSEVPKRLSQLKAVDLTNTESFRPVLEAIDGHLKREADLALSSKFDSLYVESIRIKNIRCFDSLEISFVENGLPAMWNMLLGDNAAGKTTIIRCIALGLAGESEVPSLLSKVPGDFVRSGQKSGSIDLKLRSRKTGERFSVQTKIEARKSNSQEQVRKSTKPKDFPWSQVFAAGYGTQRTRVADLSHRGYSRMLAVGTLFDPDASLMNPEVVLLRHRTDVRHRMERKLLSILLLDTDDDQLMFEEDGLAVSGPWGTLPLNVLSDGYRSTSQWILDFLGQSVLAGRLSEQNEPGGILIIDELEQHLHPKWQRLIVQRLRKQFPDTQFFTSTHTPLAASGVTDVNSGTLTRFDRHLDNVSTAERLDRHRFDGVRADQWLASDAFGLVTTRTPGAADELQRYIELVKQDQASDSAELNELRRRMSDRNTFGESEYEREIVKAVSEVLDQRRSEKPKEPFSEETKSKLREIFGKGGRK, from the coding sequence ATGATTGAAGAGCGATCTGAATATCCCGAGAAAATACGCATTTTCTTGAGCGCTTCAGCACAAGACAAAAGGGCTCAGCAACTTTACGAAGAGCTAGGACAAAATGGCTATTCCGTGTGGATGCCCAGTCGGGATCTACTTGCAGGAGACGAATGGCATCGCTCAAGCATAATGGCAATGCGAGACGCTGCCTTTATCTTGTTCTGTATATCCGATTCTTCTAACAGCTCCCGTTGGCAGGCGGAAGAAATCCTGCGAGGTTTCGAGCTTGCAGGTAATCGCTCGAATAGCATCCCGATGATTCCGGTATTGTTGGATCCATCGGAGGTCCCCAAGCGTCTTAGCCAGCTTAAAGCGGTTGACTTAACGAACACCGAAAGTTTCCGGCCAGTTCTTGAGGCGATAGATGGGCACCTGAAAAGAGAGGCAGACTTAGCCCTATCAAGCAAGTTCGACTCACTCTACGTCGAAAGCATACGAATCAAAAACATTCGATGTTTTGACAGTCTTGAAATTTCGTTCGTGGAAAATGGCCTGCCTGCAATGTGGAACATGTTGCTGGGTGATAATGCCGCAGGAAAGACAACCATCATTCGCTGCATCGCACTTGGACTCGCGGGTGAAAGCGAAGTTCCGTCTCTGCTTTCTAAAGTTCCAGGCGACTTTGTTCGGAGCGGTCAAAAGTCAGGAAGTATTGACCTAAAGCTCCGAAGTCGAAAAACGGGCGAACGATTCTCGGTCCAAACGAAAATCGAAGCTCGTAAATCGAACTCCCAAGAACAAGTAAGGAAATCGACAAAACCGAAAGACTTTCCCTGGTCTCAGGTTTTTGCTGCTGGATATGGCACACAACGAACTCGAGTAGCAGACCTGAGCCATCGTGGCTACTCTCGCATGCTGGCCGTCGGAACCCTTTTCGATCCGGATGCATCGTTGATGAATCCAGAGGTAGTGCTGCTTCGCCATCGAACGGATGTACGCCATCGAATGGAGCGAAAACTTCTCAGCATACTTCTACTTGATACTGACGATGACCAGCTCATGTTCGAGGAGGACGGTCTCGCGGTTAGCGGACCATGGGGAACCCTTCCACTGAACGTTTTGAGCGACGGTTACAGGTCGACAAGCCAATGGATTTTGGACTTTCTTGGACAAAGTGTTCTTGCCGGTCGGCTATCAGAACAGAACGAGCCAGGCGGGATTCTCATAATCGACGAGTTGGAACAACACCTGCATCCCAAGTGGCAACGCCTAATCGTGCAGAGGTTGCGTAAACAGTTTCCGGACACCCAGTTCTTTACAAGTACTCATACTCCGCTTGCCGCATCAGGAGTTACAGACGTTAATTCTGGGACCTTAACCCGTTTTGATCGCCATTTGGACAATGTATCAACGGCGGAGCGACTCGATCGTCATAGGTTCGACGGCGTTCGCGCCGATCAGTGGCTTGCCTCAGATGCGTTTGGTCTCGTAACGACTCGCACTCCGGGAGCCGCTGATGAGTTGCAGCGATACATCGAACTCGTAAAGCAAGATCAGGCATCGGATTCAGCCGAATTGAATGAACTCCGGAGGCGGATGAGTGACCGCAACACCTTTGGGGAGTCCGAGTACGAACGTGAGATTGTGAAGGCAGTCAGCGAGGTTTTGGATCAACGTCGATCTGAGAAACCCAAAGAGCCATTTAGTGAAGAGACGAAGTCGAAGTTACGTGAAATATTCGGGAAAGGGGGTAGGAAATGA